A part of Acipenser ruthenus chromosome 12, fAciRut3.2 maternal haplotype, whole genome shotgun sequence genomic DNA contains:
- the LOC117417289 gene encoding ZZ-type zinc finger-containing protein 3-like, with protein MAASRSTRVTRSSVGINGLDENFCGRTLRNRSIAHPEDTSPIPPQRARSPKKKQDCLQPLPKVTNSGKVSDLKQQQNARESWMSPRKRGLSCSEKDFPDKQATENCERRHSEGVSPVFKRVKRCSRSGELTSSEEDSPVNLEKSTCSKGSAAENDEDSPGPKRARRCLVLDDCDKGEIKKVDSPVDRFDRPVFSGEAHQATNGLDEQDLDDVNCSDKPVGSCVSADPTGTGSLSAGNKTLALLNGSKVNSALDPDVPCRNLRSEQAELDSHRAAGSSSPSVVISGCLQQPLAVSSSENPSSFREPEEEVDVVGDSGSSSRECVVENTNGGLSAVQDNKPISGEPEPPLGLDCGLDEVASFMEPQEHRYTLRTSPRRAACSKGSPHKLNSPSRDNGSVREEKESPYGSNVQAETKADEEPCGKTHKSHHEGQSTSSDIARECFGEGMDKLAAESGLSNSRLLTPAKELVSSSSHATEEDEDEEDPDVYFFESDHLALKHNKDYQRLLQTIAVLEAQRTQAIQDLENLTRHQRESLNNPIVFVEQLQKRVDIGLPCPQRVVQLPEIAWDQYTSGLGDFEREFRNKKRHTRRLQLIFDKVGLPVRPRSPLDSKKDGGESSTYSALPSSDAPEHAASSSHSQIIRGRICDQSKPETFNQLWTVEEQKKLEQLLLKFPPEEVESKRWQKIADELGNRTAKQVASRVQKYFIKLTKAGIPVPGRTPNLYMYNKKASSKRQHHLNKHLYRPSTFMTSYEPPVYMDDDDDRSSYCSNLQDLATEDSDEESIPIEYRHLPEYKELLQLKKMKKLKLQQIHAESALVQHLGFKCDSCGVEPIQGVRWHCQDCPQDNSVDFCDGCSDCLHKTETHKPDHQLDPIYRADTFLDRDYCMAQNTGYSYLDPNYFPANR; from the exons ATGGCTGCTTCTCGATCCACACGTGTTACAAGATCATCAGTGGGGATAAATGGTTTGGATGAAAATTTTTGTGGTCGAACACTGAGAAACCGCAGCATCGCCCACCCCGAAGACACCTCACCCATCCCTCCTCAAAGAGCCAGGTCGCCCAAAAAAAAGCAGGACTGCCTGCAACCTCTACCCAAGGTGACGAACTCTGGGAAGGTCTCTGACTTGAAGCAGCAGCAGAACGCCCGCGAGTCATGGATGAGCCCCAGAAAGAGGGGCCTTTCCTGTTCTGAGAAGGACTTCCCTGACAAGCAGGCAACGGAGAACTGTGAACGGCGGCATTCGGAAGGGGTGTCTCCAGTGTTCAAGCGGGTCAAGCGCTGCTCGCGTTCTGGGGAGCTGACAAGTTCAGAGGAAGACTCTCCGGTCAATCTAGAGAAGTCTACCTGCAGTAAGGGGTCTGCTGCAGAAAACGATGAGGACTCTCCTGGCCCAAAACGAGCTAGACGCTGTCTTGTACTGGATGATTGTGACAAAGGGGAGATCAAAAAGGTAGATAGCCCTGTGGACAGATTCGATCGCCCTGTGTTTTCTGGCGAGGCTCATCAGGCTACAAATGGGCTTGACGAGCAAGACTTGGATGACGTTAACTGTAGCGATAAACCAGTTGGTTCTTGCGTGTCCGCTGACCCAACTGGGACTGGATCCCTCAGTGCGGGCAACAAGACTTTGGCGCTGCTAAATGGCAGCAAAGTGAACTCTGCCCTCGATCCTGATGTGCCTTGTAGAAACTTACGTTCTGAGCAAGCAGAGCTTGATTCTCACAGAGCAGCGGGCAGCAGCAGCCCGTCTGTCGTGATTAGTGGTTGTTTGCAGCAGCCGTTGGCGGTCTCTTCATCGGAGAACCCGTCGTCATTCAGGGAGCCAGAGGAAGAGGTTGATGTTGTGGGGGACAGCGGTAGCTCATCCAGAGAGTGTGTTGTTGAGAATACCAATGGTGGCCTAAGTGCTGTACAGGACAACAAACCAATCTCAGGGGAACCTGAGCCACCTCTAGGACTGGACTGTGGTTTGGATGAAGTCGCGTCTTTCATGGAACCTCAAGAACATAGATACACACTGAGAACTTCACCAAGAAGGGCTGCCTGCAGCAAGGGGAGCCCTCATAAACTAAACTCCCCTTCCAGGGACAATGGGTCAGTCAGAGAGGAGAAGGAAAGCCCATATGGTAGCAATGTACAGGCTGAAACTAAAGCTGATGAGGAGCCTTGTGGGAAAACACACAAGTCTCATCATGAAGGGCAAAGCACATCCAGTGACATCGCTAGGGAATGTTTTGGGGAAGGAATGGATAAATTGGCGGCAGAGTCAGGGTTGTCAAACAGCAGACTTCTGACACCTGCCAAAGAGCTTGTGAGCAGCAGCAGCCATGCCACAGAGGAAGATGAGGATGAAGAGGACCCTGATGTCTATTTTTTTGAATCGGATCATTTGGCATTGAAACATAACAAAGA TTATCAGAGGCTGCTGCAGACCATTGCTGTGCTGGAGGCACAGCGCACTCAAGCAATACAGGACCTGGAAAACCTAACAAGGCACCAGAGGGAATCACTCAACAACCCAATTGTCTTTGTAGAGCAACTCCAAAAACGG GTTGACATAGGCCTTCCGTGTCCTCAGCGAGTTGTCCAGTTGCCTGAGATTGCGTGGGACCAGTATACCTCTGGCCTTGGAGATTTCGAGAGGGAGTTCAGAAACAAAAAGCGCCACACTAGAAGGTTACAGCTCATATTTGACAAAG TGGGGTTACCTGTTCGACCTAGAAGTCCTTTGGATTCCAAGAAGGATGGGGGGGAGTCCTCTACATACTCAGCTCTGCCTTCTAGTGATGCTCCCGAGCATGCAGCATCAAGCAGTCACTCACag ATAATAAGAGGAAGAATCTGTGATCAGAGTAAACCAGAAACTTTTAACCAGCTGTGGACTGTAGAAGAACAG aaaAAGTTAGAACAACTGCTGCTGAAGTTCCCCCCGGAAGAGGTAGAGTCCAAACGCTGGCAGAAAATAGCTGATGAACTGGGTAACAGAACAGCGAAGCAG gttgccAGTCGGGTGCAGAAGTATTTTATTAAACTGACAAAAGCTGGTATTCCAGTACCAGGAAGGACTCCAAACTTGTACATGTACAATAAAAAG GCATCCAGCAAAAGACAACACCATCTGAACAAGCACCTGTACCGGCCGTCCACTTTCATGACCTCCTATGAGCCTCCTGTGTACATGGATGACGATGACGACAGGTCCAGCTATTGCAGTAACCTGCAGGACCTTGCAACCGAGGACTCT GATGAGGAAAGCATCCCAATTGAATACCGGCATTTGCCAGAGTACAAAGAGCTTCTGCAGCTTAAGAAGATGAAGAAGCTGAAACTCCAGCAAATCCATGCTGAAAGCGCACTGGTGCAACATCTTGGATTTAAG TGTGACAGTTGCGGAGTGGAGCCTATTCAAGGAGTCCGGTGGCACTGCCAAGACTGCCCACAGGATAATTCTGTCGATTTCTGTGATGGCTGTTCAGACTG CTTACATAAAACAGAAACCCACAAGCCAGATCATCAGCTGGATCCCATCTATCGAGCAGATACCTTTCTTGACAGAGACTACTGCATGGCCCAAAACACCGGCTACAGTTACCTTGATCCCAACTACTTCCCTGCGAATAGATGA